atgctcaaaggatgcttggtgtgctcctccatccgcctaggggtcccttttatagccccaaggcagctaggagccgttgagagcattccaggaaggcaattcttgccttctgtcgcctggcgcaccgaacagtccggtgcaccaccggacactgtccggtgcggatctctttccttatttggcgaagccgaccgttgcagattcagagccgttggcgcaccggacactgtccggtgcacaccggacagtccggtgcccccttgtgaccgttggctcggccacgcgtcacgcgcggaatcctcggccgaccgttggcccggctgaccgttggctcaccggacagtccggtgcaccaccggacagtccggtgatttatagtcgtacgccgttaatcacttcccgagagcgacgacttcgcctgtgaatggctccccggacagttcggtgcaccaccggacagtccgatgatttatagccgtacgccgttgatcgctCCCCAAGAGCAGCCATTTGAcagtcgccagcctggcgcaccggacactgtccggtgcaccaccggacagtccggtgcacccagaccgagctgtatttggctaaacaaagccatctcttttccaatttgatttctcctgtttccagcacttagacacaatacattagttcttaaaacaatgtaccaagtctagaaaaatacctttagacttgatttgcactttgtccatcactttgcatagattaccattagtccacttgtgttggcactcaatcaccaaaatacttagaaatggcccaagggcacatttccctttcagctactaggctctgttatatttacttactttgaactaaagatgaggcactagaacactttaagatctataaggctgaagttgaaaaccagttagacaagaaaattaaaaggctgcggtctgatagaggaggtgaatacctttccaacttttttgatgagtactgcaaagagtgtggaatcattcatgaaaccaccgctccatattcacctcagtcaaatggggaagctgaaaggaagaaccgaacggtgtgtgacttagctaatgctttgttgcaaagttcggggatgcctggcatctggtggggcgaggcagtactcacaatatgctatgtcctgaacagggtgccgcctcgcaaccgtgaggtcacgccctatgaaggatttaaaggaaggaagccagatctttcgcatcttcgaacttggggctgccttgcaaaggtgaatgtcccgttgccgaagaagagaaagtTAGGCCCTAAGACCATAGACTGTGTCttcctgggttatgcacataacagtgcagcttatagaattctagtggtccattccgagacaagcgaaatcgctgtaaatgtaataatggagtctcgggatgtgacattctttgagagcatcttctctatgcgggataaggaagtagtagccccagatggtccatctcggacatattctctgccctcgagtgtccatgaccagactccagatttggagttaaggaggagtaagagacaaaggactgaaaaatctctgggtgatgattatattatttatctagtggatgaagaaccacgctccctcacagaggcatatacatcttcggatgcagagtactggagggaggctatccgtagcgagatggattcaatcatctcgaacggaacttgggagataactgatctcccagctggttgcaagcctgtgggctgcaaatggatctttaggaggaagaggagatccgatggtactattgaaaagtacaaggcccgtcttgtggctaagggttttactcaaaagaaagaggaggattattttgatacttattctccggtggctcgattgcccacaatccGTGTGCTTTTAGCACTGGCAGTTGCTTATAAACTTCTTgtccatcaaatggacgtaaagacagcattcctaaatggagagctggaagaggaaatttatatgcagcaactagaaggatttgtggttaaagacaagagagcaaagtgtgttgcttgattaaatccttatacggtcttaagcaagctcccagacaatggcatgagaagtttaataatactctgaccactgcCAAGTTTTGTGTAAATgaagccgacaagtgtgtgtattatcgcttctctgggggcaaaggtgtcgtcatgtgtttatacgttgatgacatattgatatttgggaccgatttggaggctatcatggagacaaaattattcctctccaagaactttgatatgaaggacttgggtgaagctgatgttatattgaacatcaagctgataaagggtgaggatggtattactttgtcacaatcccattatgtggaaaatgtcctgactcgctttggacatatggactgtaaaccagtcaccacgccctatgatccatcctacacgctcagtaaatatgaaggcgagccggtgaaccagctactatattcgcagatcatcggatctctcatgtacctgagcagtgcaactagaccagatatctcatatgcagtatgcagactggctcgttatttggccagtccaggagatagacactgggtagccttgtacagagtgcttcggtatttgaagggagcgatgaatcttggtattaaatataccggatTTCCGTCAGTGCTTGAAGGATTtagtgatgcaaactggatctctgactcggatcaaatgaagtctacaagtgcctatgtgttcactttagctggtggggccgtgtcatggagatcgtctaaacaatcagtgtcgacacgttccaccaaggaggctgaattagttgTACTTGATTCAGGTgcattggaggctgaatggttgagagacctgtTGTCAGACCTTCCAATGTTAGCAAAGCCAATACCGGCTAtcctagtatactgtgacaacacttctgtgttgctgaaagtgaacagtagaaaggacaaccaaaaattctcgaggcatatcagaagacgacttgattcatgtcagcatgctagagagacgggtgtaataaccgtagattacatcaagtctgaaaggaaccttgctgatccttttaccaaaggactggctcaaaagccaatccaagcagcgtgcatgggaatgggactcgtaccctgttagcggtttcaactgcggataactgtcctatgtgaccggagatcccgagatccaggctccaggaaacgaagcactgtggaaccaagagcacaaaagacaaagagtctcattagctgctgtgctctgtctgtatggaaggttgagcgatatgctcttaatgaagtcaatgctataagcagggaaattgtcctacagaatttccttaatgatttcacctatatgagctgactgtggggtcgcagtccgggagagaatggggttttctctctagtgagttcatgaatagatattaaagggcatgaccgtaacgccctgccccataagagaagcagataatctgcctagtactatgtgccttttgtgcgaagattctcacactagggtttgtggatcaaggcgtagtcctccgcttactcgtgcagggttggagtacactgggataggctttggttcaaacctaacaagtacctctgccgaaaagtagtatataaacagtacgggagctcaatgacattgatcagaaaataagagtgaaaatggtggggattgttgTTCATTTGAGGGGGTTTCCCTTTATTTTCTTTATTGGAAAATATAATaaatgattttttttaaaaaagaaaatgGCCAGCCAGCTGGGCCGCTACCAGGCCGCTTGGCCGAGCAGCCCAGCAAGGCCAGCCGGCAAGAGAGAAGCGAGCGTAGGGCACGGAGGGGTGCGTACCAGAGAGCGAGCGAACGAGCAGGGAATCGTGGGTGCTGGCGGCGGCGTGCAGGGGCCGGTTGTTCAGCTCTCGTCGATCTCTACGCCCTCGCTCTGCAACCGCTTCTCCCTCGGCTCTTGAAATATGGAGGCTTGCTCCCTGCTCAAGCACTCGTCAAAATCCCAGCTCTCTGTTCCTATTCCTCCTCTCGGTTCCAGTCACGATTTGGATCGATTCCTTCGATTCTTAGTGTTCTGGTGTTAATCCTGCTGGTGGAAGAAGGTGGAGGTGACACTGCTTGTGCGCAGCGAGGTTCTCCTGCGCTTCGTTGTCTCACCAGTGCACCTGTGTGGTGCTCTGTCTGTTCTGAttattgtccaccgtggcctggtgtctgggctccctgctgcgcggtgttcgtcttctcgggctggtgccgtggacgtctccctcggctccagcagcggctctagtatctccgtcgacctcccgccgtgcaggcccggacgtgggcggcgaaattggttttctgggacagaaccttgtgttcgctgagctagtcttcccacgtagacaatctacgtgctgtgagttattcGTTGTCTCACTTTATTTAttgtttaattttgtgcaatctgctagtattaaatacttgggtgtgattgcacttttgtgggcggatttgattgctcgattatgatagcggtgtagtgagacaacgtgacaaTCTGAGTTttagtgtattgttatttttagcattgatattatttgtgcctaattaaatctctctttgttgaggttgtttacctgtgttaaattctgttaatTTATTTAGTACACAACTCCTTTCTATCAGTATTTatatttgattattaggcttattatatctgatctaaaacccttatttggtaagataggactgtcacgttagtcgaggatctctgatcatcttttagcgttggagggctgtttattacagcaacccgctattttgagagcaatagtttaagataaacaattatgtttatttgtttaatctgccttcttcatttgcaagccatgtttaattataaaatggacctgagatgctattttacatgtttacatgttctagaattgctactgtttattgctgcaataattatatatgacatttatctgagttatatgcttgttttattcggaattagaatatttaatttatttaaatctgaaggaagcatgtcacttatttctctaaatttACAACACATACATCATCAGGTTATCACCGTTCTCTAAATTTACAACACATACATCATCAGGTTATCACCGTTCACAAACATAATCAGTTTATTACCAGAATCGTCTTGCATCCTGCTACCACACACTTAAACATCAGACCGAGGGGTCCAAACACTCCGTGAGCTCACGCGATGGCAAACAGCCGCAGCTAGCGAACCAGGCCGATCCTGACATCACACGAAGGAGGCCAGCTCATTGCCCTCCTCAAAGAAGGCGCCGGTCACCCCGCCGTCCGGCAGCAGCGCCACCTTCACCACATTACTCGCGCCCTCCTCCGGCGCCAGGAGCCCCGAGTGTAAGGTTATGTCAGTCTTGACGTAGCCGGGATGCGCGCAGTTAACGCGCAGCGCGGGCTGCTTCGCCGCCAGCATCCTCGAGTACGCGTTCACGGCCGCCTTGCTCACCTTGTACGCCGCGAACGCCACTGGCCACCCGCGCGCTTCTGCCGTGCCGACCTTGAAGTCTCTCAGGAACTGGTCCAGCAGTTCGTCCAGCCGCTCCTCGGTGAGGTTGCCGACGTCGTTCAGCACTTGCTTCAGATCCTCGTTTCTGAAATGCTGTGTTGAAGAACTTCAATTAGGACGACTGACGACCACACTGATCCAATTGTTGAGTGGCGAGTACTGAGTTAAGAAGGCACCCTTAACAACCCAAAGTCGGAGGATATATTGACGATTCTTCCATCATCGGAGGCTTTCAGCAGAGGCAGCAAGGCTTCGATCACATGCTTTGTGCCGTAGTAGTTTGTCTGCAGGCATTCCTTTGCAGCATGGTAGGTCTCCCGGCAGTTCCTCCACAGCCATTCAAGCCTCTGATCCCTATCCATGAGATTGAACTGTCACACACGTCAACAGAAAAGCTTCTTCAGCAGATGAGCAGACAGTTAATTAAGATTCAGGTTTCTTTAGACTATTTTTAACCATGAAAAATATATGTTATTTAGGGGGTGAGCGTGAAGCTGTGGTGTATAATATAAATTTAAACAGATTTAACAAATATTTTTAATGTGTGTCACTATTTAAACTCTATAACTATAACCATATGCATTGAAATGAATCAAACACATAGGCGGACTTCAAGATTTCAACTAAGGCTTTGTTCGTTTACACCAATCCAGCTCTGGATTAGCatggattggaattaaatccatGTCACAATCCATGCCCCAAAATAATCCAAGACTACTTAAATTTTTTTATTCGGTTAACCCCATCATGGAATATAACCCAAGGGTTTGTGATTTTTTTTAACTATGGAAGACATGGATTCTATCCATAGCTtattaggtatggaacaaatccatgaagatattgcacaagtttacattagaatccatggatcaaaagaataactagCTTTGAGAGACATATGGATTAGTTgatggatttaatcccaccatgggATTGGGTGTGAGGTATGGATTCACCCAATCCATAAACGGATTAAATCCATGGTAGAATTTTATCCcatgtaaccgaacaaggcctaacagATAACGAGTACTCACTCTCCGCTCTAAACAAGAAGATTTTTTTTAAATAAATACTATTTTTATTATGGGGCAACTCTAAATCTATTTTACCCATGTTTTTTTATGGTTGCCCCTGCTCACGACTCTAACTCCATTTTACCCTGTTTTTTGAACTTTGCACTGATGTTCTTTTTTTTCGAAACGAAACCTCTCTTTGCCCCTATTACATTATAAGCTTATAGCGGTGTTAACTTGGTCCATATAAAATCGTTCATACCCTTGATTATCAATTGATTTACAAAATTTTAATTTAATAAATCTGAAAACATGAATTTGAAATATTTAAAGTATTTGAAATTTTGAATTTAAAATAATTGATTTTCAAAATTATGGTCGGATTTATGTCATACTTATACTTTAAATGTTTATATCAAAATGAGGCAAATTTAGAAAAAAAATTGATAATTAGAAAGACAATAGTGCAAGGGTTAACATCCTTCTATAGGTATGAGTCAACAATGTTATGTATTTATAGCGAAATAAGGGCAAGTGGAGTTTTTGTTTCAGAAAAGAGAGGCAATGATGCAAAGTTCAAAAAACAGAGGTAAAAAATGGAGTTAAGAGTCATGAACAGTTGCAACTATACAACTATCCAGTTTATTATATATCAAGATATTGTGTATATCTAAGTGTATATTAAAGATAGTTGTGTACCTAAAAAAGCTACAACATCTTATATGATTTAAAATGGAGGGATACATATGAAGGTGTTATGCAAAGATGGAAAATGTTGACAACGATGGAGAAGTATATAAAATAGTTTTTTAAATGTTTAGAGTATACCTTCGTCATTTTTAAGTGTTGTTGTCACATACCGAGCAATTAAATGCAGCTAACTTTAACTACATATATACAAGAGATTATACGTTAGATTAATTATTATATGTAACTGAAGTCAATCATAAgcggagaaagaaaagaagctatCAATATTTTTCTATGTTATACGATGTTTTGACTTTTTGGTATATTAATTTTGTTATGTATCTAGATAGAACGTATATCTATAACATAGCAAAAATCTATATAGAAGAAAAGTAAAATAATTTACAATTTAGAATAGAGGAGTATTCAATTATAGTATATGAGTAGGGTCGCAAACGAGTTGGATACAAATGGATATTGACAATATTATATTTGTTTTTATAGATTTATTTGGATTCTGATTCAAATATCTATAGTACCAGTTATGTCGGGTAGTGTACAAATTGGACTTGAATAAAATCGGAAAAAAGTATTCGTACTATTTGCACCATTATATACAACATTAGATGAAATATTAAACCTCACCTTTTCCTCTCTCGGTTCTAGATCATCCAAATGATCTTGAGAGTACACGACCCCAGCAACCGCAGCATTATTGACCTACAAATACAAGCGCACCACTGTTGATCACCGGCGGCACGTACCGTCAAGCTTTCGAGACGCCGGAAAGACGACGACTTACCAGGATATCCAACTTCCCGAATCGGGCCTTCAAGAAGTTGGCCAACCGAGCGATGCTGGAAGCATCCGTGATATCCAGCTGGTGAGAAAGAACATCGGAGAGAGCTAGCCCTTGGAGATTGCCGACGGCTTTCGCGCCTAGCTCCTCGTCCACTGCTGTCAAGACGACGGTGACGCCATTGCCAGCCAGCTGCCGGCACACCTCTAGCCCGATACCTCTGTTCGCGCCGGTAACCACGGCAATTCTGCTAAAGCACCGACCACAACGGCACTGAGCCTTGTGTTATTGTAGTTTTGAGTAAGATGTACCCTAGATCATTCAAATTGGAGTCTTAAGGGCATGTTTGGAAGCTAGAGGATTAGAGGGACTAGAATCCGTTGCTATTCAAAATTGGACAGAAAGGGTATTCTATCCCCTCTAAACCCTTGGCATACAGTAGGAGATTAGGGCTAATTTGGTGACTAGGAAAATGAATGGGCCGGCATCCATAGTGAAGGGATTCCCTTGCTAATCAATTTTGAATAGCGGGATTCTTCCTCCACGGATCCCCTCTATTTATGTGATCACCAAACCAATACTTAGTtttgtttgggtactctagtattgaccCCAATACACATGTGTTGAGGTGGATTGGAGTGTATATTAGTTTAAGTTACACTCCAATCCATCTCAATACATATGGATCAGAGTCaatactagagtatccaaactaGACATTAGAGGGGTTAAAATCTCCTTAAGTCTttgtttggatactctagtattCACATCATTCCACATGTATTTATGTGGATTGAGGTATGAATTAAACTAATTTATACCTAAATTCACCCCAATACATGTAAATTGGGTTGAATACTAGACTATCCAATCAAGGTATGGATAACAAGGTGATTTTAGTCACTCCAATCTCCTCCATTCTTCTAACTCCCAAACAAGCATCAAGGAATTTGGTCCAATCCCCCTCAATAACTTGAAACCTTGTGTTACAATTTAAATAGGAGATGATTTAATTCATTTC
This portion of the Zea mays cultivar B73 chromosome 2, Zm-B73-REFERENCE-NAM-5.0, whole genome shotgun sequence genome encodes:
- the LOC100217183 gene encoding (+)-neomenthol dehydrogenase isoform X1; amino-acid sequence: MSTSSQCTLMEGAISLPRNTSRIAVVTGANRGIGLEVCRQLAGNGVTVVLTAVDEELGAKAVGNLQGLALSDVLSHQLDITDASSIARLANFLKARFGKLDILVNNAAVAGVVYSQDHLDDLEPREEKFNLMDRDQRLEWLWRNCRETYHAAKECLQTNYYGTKHVIEALLPLLKASDDGRIVNISSDFGLLRHFRNEDLKQVLNDVGNLTEERLDELLDQFLRDFKVGTAEARGWPVAFAAYKVSKAAVNAYSRMLAAKQPALRVNCAHPGYVKTDITLHSGLLAPEEGASNVVKVALLPDGGVTGAFFEEGNELASFV
- the LOC100217183 gene encoding (+)-neomenthol dehydrogenase, producing the protein MSTSSQCTLMEGAISLPRNTRIAVVTGANRGIGLEVCRQLAGNGVTVVLTAVDEELGAKAVGNLQGLALSDVLSHQLDITDASSIARLANFLKARFGKLDILVNNAAVAGVVYSQDHLDDLEPREEKFNLMDRDQRLEWLWRNCRETYHAAKECLQTNYYGTKHVIEALLPLLKASDDGRIVNISSDFGLLRHFRNEDLKQVLNDVGNLTEERLDELLDQFLRDFKVGTAEARGWPVAFAAYKVSKAAVNAYSRMLAAKQPALRVNCAHPGYVKTDITLHSGLLAPEEGASNVVKVALLPDGGVTGAFFEEGNELASFV